A single window of Watersipora subatra chromosome 11, tzWatSuba1.1, whole genome shotgun sequence DNA harbors:
- the LOC137408825 gene encoding ADP-ribosylation factor GTPase-activating protein 2-like, which translates to MADLSPPQKNDIQLIFKRLRSIQTNKQCFDCGRTNPTWASVTYGVFLCIDCSATHRSLGVHLTFIRSTQLDTNWTWVQLRAMQCGGNAHATAFFRQQGCSSKDAQQKYNSRAAALYKEKLHQLALQAQRLYGTKLIIESSQEVPQTEQPETDFFKDHTSQLKTNYGDSPAITPPRVGSPARLDVGASTPPRVDSSTKLSNLDRENGGSSPSLTIDTDAQPSVEAALVSPKIAEPRKSTIGQRKPPAKKGLGGKGMGATRLKANFSDIETAALKADKDKEESIRNHAAMEAKNIEDAERQLASARLAYKDLAIEKRKHEEKLKHMDPKKQEQAERLGMGYASARSVGHSAMSDMQVIAQDDPASGKQSNFDRFQTKASRDLDDWEFVSAPSSKSMYDDLGRGSSSKSNDAGSSWGKSSWDTEFSTETKLSGGSFFDDQLMSSKPQDEFRTDRSRRAGASTTAVNTSSSVSKFANAKSISSSQVFGDDSHQSSRVDPSKFHNSSSISSEDYFGGDSQGSSTRYSSYNTPDMQDIKDGVKQGVTKVAGKLSNIASGVMSSLQRTDY; encoded by the exons ATGGCAGACCTCAGCCCTCCTCAAAAAAACGATATTCAACTTATTTTTAAGCGTTTACGTTCGATTCAAACAAACAAG CAATGCTTTGATTGTGGTCGCACGAATCCAACATGGGCAAGTGTTACTTATGGAGTCTTCTTGTGCATCGACTGCTCGGCGACCCATCGGAGTCTTGGAGTGCACTTGACATTCATTCGATCGACTCAACTTGACACAAACTGGACCTGGGTTCAACTGCGAGCAATGCAGTGTGGGGGTAATGCCCATGCC ACGGCATTCTTCAGACAGCAAGGTTGCAGCTCTAAAGATGCACAGCAGAAGTACAATAGCCGGGCAGCCGCTCTTTACAAGGAAAAACTTCATCAGCTGGCTCTGCAGGCTCAGAGGCTATATGGCACAAAG TTGATCATTGAGTCATCCCAAGAAGTTCCGCAGACAGAGCAGCCAGAAACTGATTTTTTTAAGGACCACACAAGTCAGCTGAAGACAAACTATGGTGACAGCCCTGCGATTACCCCACCAAGAGTTGGGAGCCCAGCTAGGCTTGACGTGGGCGCCTCCACTCCTCCAAGAGTTGATAGCAGCACAAAACTTTCTAACTTAGACCGTGAAAATGGTGGCTCTTCTCCGTCGCTTACCATCGACACAG ATGCCCAGCCAAGTGTAGAGGCAGCCCTGGTCTCACCCAAGATAGCAGAGCCAAGGAAATCCACTATTGGTCAGCGGAAGCCGCCAGCAAAAAAAGGG CTTGGTGGCAAGGGCATGGGTGCAACAAGATTAAAGGCTAATTTCAGTGATATAGAAACTGCTGCACTCAAGGCTGACAAGGATAAAGAGGAGAGCATAAGAAATCATGCCGCCATGGAGGCCAAAAACATTGAAGATGCTGAGCGGCAGCT GGCATCAGCGAGGCTGGCTTACAAGGATCTTGCAATTGAGAAAAGGAAACATGAAGAGAAGCTGAAGCACATGGACCCAAAAAAACAGGAGCAGGCGGAAAGACTAGGCATGGGCTATGCCTCGGCAAG GAGTGTGGGACACTCAGCGATGTCAGATATGCAGGTGATCGCACAAGATGACCCAGCTTCCGGTAAGCAGAGCAACTTCGATAGATTTCAGACAAAAGCGTCAAGAGATTTGGATGATTGGGAATTCGTGTCAGCTCCTTCCTCTAAATCCAT GTATGACGATCTTGGTAGAGGCAGCAGTTCTAAGTCTAATGATGCCGGCAGCAGCTGGGGAAAAAGCTCTTGGGACACAGAATTTTCAACAGAAACTAAATTATCTGGTGGCAGCTTTTTTGATGACCAACTGATGAGCAGCAAACCACAGGATGAATTTAG GACCGACCGTAGTAGAAGGGCAGGTGCTTCCACGACTGCCGTCAACACTTCAAGTTCTGTTTCAAAGTTTGCAAATGCTAAGTCTATTAGTTCCAGTCAAGTGTTTGGAGACGACAGCCATCAGTCG AGTCGAGTTGACCCTTCCAAATTCCATAATTCCTCCTCGATCTCGAGCGAAGACTATTTTGGAGGAGACAGCCAAGGCTCAAGTACACGCTACAGCAGCTACAATACGCCAGACATGCAAGATATCAAAGATGGTGTGAAGCAAGGAGTGACCAAGGTTGCAGGAAAGCTTAGCAATATAGCTAGTGGGGTAATGAGCTCACTTCAG